AAGTATAAAATGAATAtgtgataaatattattaatattgataaattttaagtAGTATTCGTTACTCATTTTCTCATACTTAGAAATTAGGCTGCATATAATTAGTACTAACATAAATCTAAGTTACCTTAAACTCTAAACTTGTATAtcatataattataaatttaaaataagctACTATTTTATTTGGTTGACAAATTAGTAGAGTAAAattttgtttttccctttttgctTTGATAGAATAAGAAATAGATGGTGTATTAAGCTTAGAATAAGGAATTGGAAGAGTGATTTACTGATTAAGATGGGTGGTACTCTCAAAAACCTAAATATATTGCACGTGGAGCGGAAAGTAAAGTAGATCCCACACTATCAAAGTAAAGTgaacaaagaaattaaataaagtgGTCTGACTATTTTGTCTAATTAAAAGATAATACATAGTCAATATCATAAATTAAAGTACAACTAATTTGAAACAGGAATAATTACGAAATATCAAAACCATCCCTCTTATGTTGACGGTGCAGAGATTAGTTGTTGTTCAACTCTCTCttataataagagaaaataattGCACGAGAGTAGGTTTCGTATGAACTTTTAGCAAATACATAAATATCTTACTTTTTAGCCAAACTTTTAAATGAGGTGATCACTCAATTTTCCATCAATGAATAGCTTATGtttatatttgtttgttttaatcGACTAATTATTGTTTTGTCAACTTATCTCTTTTTTGTAGACAGTGTATGACAAAGATACATTCACATCAGATGACAAAATGGGAGATGCAAAAATAGACATAAAACCATATCTTGATGCTATAAACATGGGATTGGAAGGTCTTCCAGATGGTGTGAAGGTTGATAGGGTTCAACCAAACAGGGAAAATTGCCTCTCTGATGAAAGTTGCATACTATGGGAAAATGGCAAAATGACACAAATCATGCTTCTTAGATTGCAACATGTAGAATGTGGTGAAGTAGAGATTCAAATCGAATTGATTAATGCTCAAAGTGGTAGAGGTGGCATTTACATCTAAGACGTGCATACCTTGTTCGTTTAGTTTTGGTACGTAAATAATCATTTTTGGTATATATTAACAttgtaattatatattattgtgaGATTACATTGAATATGTTGTTATT
The Capsicum annuum cultivar UCD-10X-F1 chromosome 6, UCD10Xv1.1, whole genome shotgun sequence DNA segment above includes these coding regions:
- the LOC107874187 gene encoding protein C2-DOMAIN ABA-RELATED 7-like, giving the protein MNVLGVLKIKVRKGINLAIRDTFCSDPYVVITMGGQKAKTRVIKENCNPVWNEELSLALYDPNLPIILTVYDKDTFTSDDKMGDAKIDIKPYLDAINMGLEGLPDGVKVDRVQPNRENCLSDESCILWENGKMTQIMLLRLQHVECGEVEIQIELINAQSGRGGIYI